In Deinococcus fonticola, the following proteins share a genomic window:
- a CDS encoding VOC family protein: MLKHVSFITRDLSATLAFYGRLGGVTEKDILTHEGYRRGVLRLGEGKLQFFQIAGETPQVHPHWPEHIAVYVTGLRDLLPQLRAAGVNVTRDLQPSPGGRDMAFVQDPDGRQVELLEA, from the coding sequence ATGCTCAAGCACGTCTCCTTCATCACCCGCGACCTGAGCGCCACCCTCGCCTTTTACGGGCGGCTGGGCGGCGTGACCGAAAAGGACATCCTGACGCATGAAGGGTATCGCCGGGGTGTGCTGCGGCTGGGCGAAGGCAAACTCCAGTTCTTCCAGATCGCAGGCGAAACCCCGCAGGTTCACCCGCACTGGCCCGAGCACATCGCCGTTTACGTCACCGGTTTGCGCGACCTGCTGCCCCAGCTCCGGGCCGCAGGCGTGAACGTCACCCGCGACCTGCAACCCAGCCCCGGCGGACGTGACATGGCCTTCGTGCAGGACCCGGACGGCCGGCAGGTGGAATTGCTGGAGGCGTAA
- a CDS encoding DUF1990 family protein — translation MFLLRPPTPAQTEQFLTAQRALKATSYRELCATREGQCPVGYLSDQHRFVLGAGEAYFRRAVAALRSWQVFETPWVTLLNPDAPFEVGATLALLVRHLGFYSLIGNRVVYLLDEERRVGFGYGTLEGHAFAGEERFVVEWLPTGEVVFELFAFSRPALPLARVGQPVVRRFQAAGAAQYGAAMVRAVQGPEASPHDPDGGNASSMP, via the coding sequence ATGTTCCTGCTGCGCCCTCCGACACCGGCCCAGACCGAACAGTTCCTGACGGCACAGCGGGCGCTGAAGGCCACCAGTTACCGTGAACTCTGCGCGACCCGTGAGGGACAGTGCCCGGTGGGCTACCTGTCCGATCAGCACCGCTTCGTGCTGGGCGCCGGAGAGGCGTACTTCCGGCGGGCGGTGGCGGCCCTGCGCTCGTGGCAGGTCTTCGAGACGCCTTGGGTGACCCTGCTGAACCCGGACGCGCCGTTCGAGGTGGGCGCCACGCTGGCGCTGCTGGTGCGCCACCTGGGGTTTTACAGCCTGATCGGCAACCGCGTGGTGTACCTGCTCGACGAGGAGCGCCGGGTGGGGTTCGGGTACGGCACGTTGGAAGGGCACGCGTTCGCGGGCGAGGAACGTTTTGTGGTGGAGTGGTTGCCGACCGGTGAAGTGGTGTTCGAGCTCTTCGCGTTCTCGCGCCCGGCCCTGCCGCTGGCACGGGTGGGGCAGCCGGTGGTGCGGCGGTTTCAGGCGGCAGGTGCGGCGCAGTACGGCGCAGCGATGGTGCGGGCGGTGCAGGGGCCTGAAGCGTCTCCTCATGATCCAGATGGGGGAAACGCTTCCAGCATGCCCTGA
- the treS gene encoding maltose alpha-D-glucosyltransferase, giving the protein MTSPATVTTAAPEWYKSAVFYELSVRTFADGNGDGKGDFPGLTAKLDYLKNLGVDVLWLLPWFPSPLRDDGYDVADYRGIHPDLGTLEDFKTFLAEAHGRGLRVIGDLVTNHTSSDHAWFQEARKGPKLPDGSDNPYFDYYVWSDTGSEYGEARIIFVDTETSNWTRDEQSGRFYWHRFFSSQPDLNYDNPKVVEELLSAARFWLDLGLDGFRVDAVPYLIEREGTNCENLPETHDILKKMRRMVDAEYPGRLLLAEANQWPEDVAQYFGTEEDPEFHMCFNFPVMPRLYMSLKKEDTTSIREIMGRLPQIPSFGQWCTFLRNHDELTLEMVTEEERAFMYAAYAPQAEMRMNVGIRRRLTPLLDNDRRRIELLNSVLLALPGSPILYYGDEIGMGDNISLFDRNGVRTPMQWNAGLNGGFSTAAREACFFPPIDDMVYGFERVNVVAAERDPGSLLHWTSRILGLRRQYPTFATGDLHFIDTDNRAVLAFVRQDQNATLLIVSNFAATPQSVTLNLAQFADKTPMTLAGGSNFPAIPQDGGYTLALGRHDYYWLKLD; this is encoded by the coding sequence ATGACCTCACCAGCCACAGTCACCACGGCCGCGCCGGAGTGGTACAAGAGCGCCGTTTTCTACGAGCTGTCCGTGCGCACCTTCGCCGATGGCAACGGTGACGGGAAAGGCGATTTTCCGGGCCTGACCGCCAAGCTGGATTACCTCAAGAACCTGGGCGTGGACGTGCTGTGGCTGCTGCCTTGGTTTCCCAGCCCGCTGCGCGACGACGGGTACGACGTGGCCGATTACCGGGGCATTCACCCCGACCTGGGCACGCTGGAGGACTTCAAGACCTTCCTGGCCGAAGCGCACGGGCGCGGCCTGCGGGTGATCGGCGACCTGGTGACCAACCACACCTCAAGTGATCACGCCTGGTTTCAGGAGGCGCGCAAAGGCCCGAAACTGCCCGACGGCAGCGACAACCCGTACTTCGACTACTACGTCTGGAGCGACACCGGCAGCGAGTACGGCGAGGCGCGAATCATCTTTGTGGATACCGAGACCAGCAACTGGACGAGGGACGAGCAAAGCGGCCGGTTTTACTGGCACCGCTTTTTTTCCAGTCAACCCGACCTGAACTACGACAACCCGAAGGTGGTGGAGGAGTTGCTCTCTGCCGCGCGCTTCTGGCTGGATCTGGGCCTGGACGGCTTCCGGGTCGATGCCGTGCCGTACCTGATCGAGCGCGAGGGCACCAACTGCGAGAACCTGCCCGAAACGCACGACATCCTGAAGAAGATGCGCCGCATGGTGGACGCCGAGTACCCGGGCCGCCTGCTGCTGGCCGAGGCCAACCAGTGGCCGGAGGACGTGGCGCAGTACTTCGGCACCGAGGAAGACCCCGAGTTTCACATGTGCTTCAACTTCCCGGTGATGCCGCGGCTGTACATGAGCCTGAAAAAGGAGGACACCACCTCCATCCGCGAGATCATGGGCCGCCTGCCCCAGATTCCCAGTTTCGGGCAGTGGTGCACCTTCCTGCGCAATCACGACGAACTGACGCTGGAAATGGTCACCGAGGAGGAACGCGCCTTCATGTACGCCGCCTACGCGCCGCAGGCGGAAATGAGGATGAATGTCGGCATCCGCCGCCGCCTGACGCCGCTGCTCGACAATGACCGCCGCCGGATTGAATTGCTCAATAGTGTGCTGCTGGCCCTGCCCGGCAGTCCCATCCTGTATTACGGCGACGAGATCGGCATGGGCGACAACATCAGCCTGTTCGACCGCAACGGCGTGCGCACCCCCATGCAGTGGAATGCGGGCCTGAACGGCGGGTTCTCCACCGCTGCGCGAGAAGCGTGTTTCTTTCCGCCCATCGACGACATGGTCTACGGTTTCGAGCGGGTGAACGTGGTCGCCGCCGAGAGAGACCCCGGCAGCCTGCTGCACTGGACGTCGCGCATCCTGGGCCTGCGCCGCCAGTACCCGACCTTCGCCACCGGCGACCTGCACTTCATCGACACCGACAACCGGGCCGTACTGGCCTTCGTGCGCCAGGATCAGAATGCCACGCTGCTGATCGTCAGCAATTTTGCGGCCACGCCCCAGAGTGTCACCCTGAACCTGGCCCAGTTTGCCGACAAAACCCCCATGACGCTGGCGGGCGGTTCCAATTTCCCGGCCATTCCGCAGGACGGGGGGTACACGCTGGCGCTGGGCCGGCACGATTACTACTGGCTCAAACTGGACTGA
- a CDS encoding HAD family hydrolase produces the protein MTIKALFWDIGGVLLTNGWDREQRADVIARYGLDATDFTERHKLAVPELELGRMTLDEYLSQVVFCTPREFSREDFRASMEAESQPKEEVLALARELGGRHRMYSLNNEGHDLNEYRIRTFALHDFLLGFFTSCYLGVMKPNPAIYRLGLHLAQVSPAEAVMIDDRIQNVEAARSVGMQAVQYINAAQLRDELAALGIH, from the coding sequence ATGACCATCAAGGCGCTGTTCTGGGATATCGGCGGGGTGCTGCTGACCAACGGCTGGGACCGCGAGCAGCGGGCTGACGTGATCGCCCGTTACGGGCTGGACGCCACCGACTTTACCGAGCGGCACAAACTGGCCGTGCCGGAACTGGAGCTGGGCCGCATGACCCTCGACGAGTACCTGAGTCAGGTGGTGTTCTGCACGCCGCGCGAGTTTTCGCGTGAGGATTTCCGGGCCAGCATGGAGGCCGAGAGCCAGCCGAAGGAAGAGGTGCTGGCCCTGGCGCGTGAACTGGGCGGGCGCCACCGCATGTATTCGCTGAACAACGAAGGGCACGACCTGAACGAGTACCGCATCCGCACTTTCGCATTGCATGATTTCCTGCTGGGGTTTTTCACGTCGTGTTACCTGGGTGTCATGAAGCCCAACCCCGCCATTTACCGCCTGGGTCTGCACCTGGCGCAGGTCTCTCCCGCCGAAGCGGTCATGATCGACGACCGCATTCAGAATGTGGAGGCGGCGCGCTCGGTGGGCATGCAGGCGGTGCAGTACATCAACGCGGCGCAACTGCGCGACGAACTGGCAGCACTGGGCATCCACTGA
- a CDS encoding IclR family transcriptional regulator, with protein sequence MLSLQKASTILGAFSADQPEWGVRALAAHLDVPRATAHAYLAGLTEAGFLRRTPHGKYRLSWHISEMGAQLTAALPWFQDARALITRLALEVKSVAFLCLLEGEDVVAAIRERHPDADIDLPLDIYLPATATASGKLLYAFNDITPSTFEACTQSSITTLDEWKTEVARVRRLGYAYSIEEWIPGQCTLGVPYHHGDQVVASIGVQMSAQRYLREERQIRERVLHIVQEAELG encoded by the coding sequence GTGCTGTCCTTGCAGAAAGCCTCCACCATCCTCGGTGCCTTCAGCGCCGACCAGCCCGAGTGGGGTGTGCGTGCCCTCGCCGCGCACCTCGATGTTCCCCGCGCCACCGCGCACGCCTACCTGGCCGGCCTGACCGAAGCCGGGTTCCTGCGCCGCACCCCACACGGCAAGTACCGCCTGTCCTGGCACATCAGTGAGATGGGTGCACAACTGACGGCCGCGCTGCCGTGGTTCCAGGATGCCCGCGCCCTGATCACGCGCCTGGCTCTGGAAGTCAAATCCGTGGCTTTCCTGTGCCTGCTGGAAGGCGAGGACGTGGTCGCCGCCATCCGCGAGCGCCACCCCGACGCGGACATCGACTTGCCGCTCGACATCTACCTGCCGGCCACTGCCACCGCCAGCGGCAAACTGCTGTACGCCTTCAACGACATTACCCCCAGCACCTTCGAGGCCTGCACGCAAAGCAGCATCACCACCCTGGACGAATGGAAGACCGAAGTGGCCCGCGTGCGCCGCCTGGGGTACGCCTACAGCATCGAGGAATGGATTCCGGGGCAGTGCACTCTGGGTGTGCCCTACCACCACGGCGATCAGGTGGTCGCCAGCATCGGCGTGCAGATGAGCGCCCAGCGTTACCTGCGCGAGGAACGCCAGATCCGCGAGCGCGTTCTGCATATCGTGCAGGAAGCCGAACTGGGTTAA
- a CDS encoding PP2C family protein-serine/threonine phosphatase: protein MQSPQMPLTSSGLLTDIGRQRIGGVNQDAGMALDLPRGGLYAVADGMGGHAAGELAANLALDTLTQNYLEGRGQPPERLAEAVQAANLAVIRHAVGESVGMGTTLLAILIDGGAALVAHVGDSRAYLLRDNELLRLTDDHSWVAEQVRLGFLTEEEAHEHQWKSVVNNALGGEERVRLELFGLPVKAGDRLLICSDGLSGVVAEPELLRFLSRRDAPETVTRLLVDAANDEGGPDNITAVIVDVMRTLPLPRYALPPRTPDGPEYVDVLLTARRGSSLVTYLILTLVYFTLLGMILIPEHRTLIGLLGLLLLAVIVFLQGRVQRGLVAARSTRPAVALKRVGTSLRSDPDPPERKLN, encoded by the coding sequence ATGCAGTCCCCTCAGATGCCGCTCACGTCCTCAGGACTACTGACGGACATTGGGCGGCAAAGAATCGGGGGGGTTAATCAAGACGCCGGTATGGCCCTGGACTTGCCCCGGGGCGGGCTGTACGCCGTAGCAGATGGCATGGGCGGCCACGCCGCTGGGGAACTGGCCGCCAACCTGGCGCTCGATACCCTGACGCAGAACTACCTGGAAGGCCGGGGCCAGCCGCCCGAACGCCTGGCCGAGGCGGTGCAGGCCGCCAATCTGGCTGTGATCCGGCACGCCGTGGGCGAGTCCGTCGGTATGGGCACCACCCTGCTGGCCATCCTGATCGACGGCGGCGCGGCCCTGGTGGCGCACGTCGGCGATTCCCGCGCCTACCTGCTGCGCGACAACGAACTGCTGCGCCTCACCGACGATCACTCCTGGGTGGCCGAGCAAGTACGTCTGGGGTTCCTGACCGAGGAAGAAGCGCACGAGCACCAGTGGAAAAGCGTGGTAAACAATGCCCTGGGCGGCGAGGAGCGCGTCAGGTTGGAACTGTTCGGGCTGCCCGTGAAGGCCGGTGACCGCCTGCTGATTTGCAGTGATGGCCTTAGCGGCGTGGTGGCAGAACCTGAACTGCTGCGTTTCCTGAGCCGCCGCGACGCGCCTGAAACCGTCACGCGCCTGCTGGTGGACGCTGCGAACGACGAGGGTGGCCCCGACAACATCACGGCCGTGATCGTGGATGTCATGCGCACCCTGCCGCTGCCCCGTTACGCCCTGCCCCCCCGCACGCCAGACGGGCCGGAGTACGTGGACGTCCTGCTGACTGCCCGGCGCGGCAGCAGCCTGGTGACGTACCTGATCCTGACCCTGGTGTACTTCACTCTGCTGGGCATGATCCTGATTCCCGAGCATCGCACGCTAATCGGCCTGCTGGGACTGCTGCTGCTGGCCGTGATCGTCTTTCTTCAGGGGAGGGTGCAACGCGGCCTGGTGGCCGCCCGGAGTACCCGCCCGGCGGTGGCCCTCAAGCGCGTCGGCACCTCCCTGCGTTCAGACCCCGACCCCCCGGAACGCAAGTTGAACTGA
- a CDS encoding RidA family protein: MKEIIQTDTAPAAIGPYSQAVKVGHLLITSGQIPLTPSGDLVAGGIAEQTGQVMRNLEALLAAAGSDLNRVVKTTVFLADMNEFAAMNAVYEQHFTAPYPARSTVQVARLPRDVRVEIEVIADLS, translated from the coding sequence ATGAAAGAAATTATCCAGACGGACACCGCGCCCGCCGCCATTGGCCCCTACAGTCAGGCCGTGAAGGTGGGGCACCTGCTGATCACCAGTGGACAGATTCCCCTGACCCCCAGCGGCGACCTGGTGGCGGGAGGCATTGCCGAGCAGACCGGGCAGGTCATGCGTAACCTCGAAGCCCTGTTGGCCGCCGCTGGCAGCGACCTGAACCGCGTGGTCAAGACTACCGTGTTCCTGGCCGACATGAACGAATTCGCCGCCATGAACGCCGTGTACGAGCAGCATTTCACCGCACCGTACCCGGCCCGCAGCACTGTGCAGGTCGCCCGCCTACCGCGCGACGTACGCGTCGAAATTGAAGTGATCGCCGACCTGAGCTAA
- a CDS encoding PSP1 domain-containing protein: MLSEQDYPVGTRVVVQGKRGPEVATVRGQASPPDPKGRYGALLRAASPEELNRWEDLHRQGEDLKWLLRARARERRLPVKLVAVEFTLDESLVTISYSADERIELGPLIAELREHTRARVNFAAIGPREQAQMLGTLGACGRENCSSTHLQDFAPVSIRMARDQQLPLNPEKLSGPCGRLLCCLQFEHTQYLELLKDLPRKNARVCHEGSGACGKVTKLHPLKGTVDIHTEQGPVYDLPASELKRATDTPASHPGKSRAESPSESER, from the coding sequence ATGCTCAGCGAGCAGGACTACCCGGTGGGTACGCGCGTGGTCGTGCAGGGCAAACGCGGCCCCGAAGTCGCCACCGTGCGCGGCCAGGCCAGCCCACCCGACCCCAAAGGCCGTTACGGCGCGTTGCTGCGGGCCGCCAGCCCGGAGGAACTGAACCGCTGGGAAGACCTGCACCGGCAGGGCGAGGACTTGAAGTGGCTGCTGCGGGCCCGGGCCCGCGAACGCCGCCTGCCCGTGAAACTGGTCGCGGTGGAGTTCACGTTGGACGAGAGCCTGGTGACCATCAGTTACAGCGCCGACGAACGCATCGAGCTGGGGCCACTTATCGCCGAGTTGCGCGAACACACCCGCGCCCGCGTGAACTTTGCCGCCATCGGCCCGCGTGAGCAGGCGCAGATGCTGGGCACCCTGGGCGCGTGCGGCCGCGAGAATTGCAGCAGCACGCACCTTCAGGATTTCGCGCCGGTCAGTATCCGCATGGCCCGCGACCAGCAACTGCCGCTAAACCCTGAAAAACTCAGTGGGCCGTGCGGGCGACTGCTGTGCTGCCTGCAGTTCGAGCACACCCAGTACCTGGAACTGCTCAAGGATTTGCCACGCAAGAACGCCCGCGTGTGTCATGAAGGCAGCGGCGCCTGCGGGAAGGTCACCAAACTTCACCCGCTGAAAGGCACCGTCGACATACATACCGAGCAGGGGCCGGTGTACGACCTGCCCGCCAGTGAATTGAAACGCGCGACTGACACTCCAGCCAGCCACCCTGGCAAAAGCCGCGCCGAAAGCCCTTCAGAGTCAGAAAGATAG
- a CDS encoding polysaccharide biosynthesis protein: MPPSTALTKFLIDLGVWLAAGFLAYAFRRPTLFGEGIPPSVWAYLLISALVMAVMELRYALHHQAWNRVGVLDLNLLARMVAFTTLIVFAAGFILRPWLDFPRSIPLLAGGLAFLMMGGVRLTVRLLHETTQRREAGPLRRVLVVGAGEAGSMFVREMQRHPEAGLQPIGFLDDEPLKQRQRVVGLPVFGQVSDLLAVVQREQAEEVLIAVPSASGEFVRRVVDLSREAQVRYRIIPGVFEILSGDVNISQIREVNLEDLLRRPPVKLNTSEIASYLKGRVILVTGAGGSIGSEIVRQLVPFGPATLLLFGRGENSIFSIQQELVRHWPEIKHIGLIGDVRDLARLEAVFAEYRPEVVFHAAAHKHVPLMEQTPSEAILNNVVGTQNIVELSLKYGVTRLVNVSTDKAVNPTSVMGASKRVAEMVVAAGAARANVHQALVSVRFGNVLGSRGSVVPTFMEQIRMGGPITVTHPDMVRYFMTIPEAARLVLQAGGLAENGKVYLLNMGEPVKISDLAHDVIRLSGARNVDVVYSGIRPGEKLYEELLTSGEGTSATSHSEIFSANLQQVNPNILQHELTRLVEGARRNDSQTVRLLLADMIPENKFNTTG; this comes from the coding sequence ATGCCCCCTTCAACGGCCCTCACCAAATTTCTGATCGATCTGGGCGTGTGGCTGGCAGCGGGCTTCCTGGCCTATGCCTTCAGACGCCCTACCCTGTTTGGAGAAGGCATCCCCCCAAGTGTCTGGGCATACCTCCTGATAAGCGCCCTGGTCATGGCGGTCATGGAGTTGAGGTACGCCCTGCACCACCAGGCCTGGAACCGGGTCGGTGTCCTCGACCTGAACCTGCTGGCCCGCATGGTGGCTTTCACGACCCTGATCGTGTTTGCCGCCGGATTCATTCTGCGGCCCTGGCTGGACTTTCCACGCAGTATCCCGCTGCTGGCCGGCGGCCTGGCTTTCCTGATGATGGGTGGAGTGCGGCTGACGGTGCGCCTGCTTCACGAAACCACGCAGCGCCGCGAAGCCGGCCCCCTGCGCCGTGTGCTGGTCGTGGGGGCTGGTGAGGCCGGCAGCATGTTCGTTCGTGAAATGCAGCGTCACCCGGAGGCGGGCCTGCAACCCATCGGTTTTCTGGACGACGAACCCCTGAAACAGCGGCAACGCGTGGTGGGCCTGCCAGTCTTTGGGCAGGTGAGTGACCTGCTGGCGGTCGTGCAGCGCGAGCAGGCAGAAGAAGTGCTGATTGCCGTTCCTTCCGCCTCGGGTGAGTTCGTGCGGCGGGTGGTTGACCTGTCACGTGAAGCCCAGGTGCGTTACCGCATTATCCCAGGAGTATTCGAAATTCTGAGCGGGGACGTGAATATCAGCCAGATTCGTGAGGTGAATCTGGAAGATCTGCTGCGCCGCCCTCCAGTCAAGTTAAATACGTCCGAAATCGCCAGTTACCTGAAGGGCCGCGTCATTCTGGTGACGGGGGCGGGAGGCAGCATCGGTTCGGAAATCGTACGTCAGCTGGTGCCATTCGGCCCGGCCACCCTGCTGCTGTTCGGGCGTGGTGAAAACAGCATTTTTTCCATTCAGCAGGAACTGGTGCGCCACTGGCCTGAAATCAAACACATTGGTCTGATCGGCGATGTGCGGGATCTGGCCCGGCTGGAAGCGGTTTTTGCTGAGTATCGCCCGGAAGTGGTGTTTCACGCGGCGGCCCACAAGCACGTGCCCTTGATGGAACAGACACCCTCGGAGGCCATCCTCAACAATGTGGTGGGCACCCAGAACATCGTGGAGCTGTCGCTGAAGTACGGTGTGACGCGGCTGGTGAATGTGTCCACCGATAAGGCGGTCAATCCCACCAGCGTGATGGGGGCGTCCAAGCGAGTCGCCGAGATGGTGGTGGCAGCCGGGGCCGCGCGTGCCAATGTGCATCAGGCCCTGGTGTCGGTGCGTTTCGGGAATGTGCTGGGCAGCCGCGGCAGCGTAGTGCCGACCTTCATGGAGCAGATTCGGATGGGAGGCCCGATTACCGTGACCCACCCCGACATGGTGCGGTACTTCATGACTATTCCCGAGGCAGCCCGACTGGTGCTCCAGGCCGGAGGGCTCGCGGAAAACGGCAAGGTGTACCTGCTCAACATGGGTGAGCCAGTCAAGATTTCCGATCTGGCACATGACGTGATCCGCCTCAGTGGGGCCAGGAACGTGGATGTCGTCTACAGCGGCATTCGTCCTGGCGAGAAGCTGTACGAGGAACTGCTGACCAGCGGCGAGGGTACCAGCGCCACCAGCCACAGCGAGATTTTCAGCGCGAACCTACAGCAGGTCAATCCGAATATTTTGCAACACGAGTTGACCCGTCTGGTCGAGGGTGCCCGCCGGAACGACAGCCAGACCGTTCGGCTTTTACTCGCCGACATGATTCCAGAAAACAAGTTCAACACCACGGGCTGA